Proteins found in one Oncorhynchus keta strain PuntledgeMale-10-30-2019 chromosome 2, Oket_V2, whole genome shotgun sequence genomic segment:
- the LOC118402305 gene encoding protein O-GlcNAcase-like has product MVQKGKAVVGTSQVEVEASPSSGPSEAGSDAPGSVEEPRTIGVELSGRRKFISGVVEGFYGRPWTMEQRKELFRRQQKWGLNTYLYAPKDDYKHRMFWREMYSVEEAEQLMTLISAAKEYGTEFIYAISPGLDITFSNQKEVSTLKRKLDQVTHFGCKSFALLFDDIDHNMCPADKEVFSSFAHAQVSITNEIFQYLGEPETFLFCPTEYCGTFCYPNVAQSPYLHTVGEKLLPGIEVLWTGPKVVSKDITVESIEEVSKILKRAPVIWDNIHANDYDQKRLFLGPYKGRSTELIPRLKGVLTNPNCEFESNFVAIHTLATWYKSNMNGVRKDVAMTDGEDSTVSIQIKLENEGSDEELETDMLYSPQLALKLALTEWLGEFVVPHQYNSRQVPHSGAKSSAIDVSSLGASSLCSATTVTTVFQQPIMTPTGAPDPNNHPMAKRLQQQEVEEVDVEKKESDEEPMEMVVEKPDETDPESDPVAEAANETKSSLVLIDKMAEDLKPMDTDREVLVPESKSPEEDIDMAPMQTDEQLKQDVFVPGPNEKALYTAEPLSLEDLTLLAELFYLPYEYGPKALHMLKEFNWLRANSSTVSVNREGKEPEKVAEWKCRAEKFEEMCCSVIQMFTRLSNSANRTILYDLYPYIWDIKSITSMVKSFVQWLGCRSQATAQFLSGDQEPWAFRGGLAGEFQRLLPIDGANDLFFQPPPALPTSKIYSIRPYYAKDEHAVYKICREMYSEGVEELPFSGEEPDLIGDRLVGGFLNLSPDYGFVLEDEEGICGYALGTVDVKPFVKKCKMSWIPSMQEKYNKPDCQKDLSEAEKMMLSFHEEEEGLPESFLSNFPSLIKVDIHAKVTDPSVAKSMMGCLLSSLKANGSIGAFCEVRQADKRMMDFYSKLGCFEVAKMEGFPKDIIIMGRSL; this is encoded by the exons ATGGTTCAGAAAGGTAAGGCGGTGGTGGGGACGTCTCAAGTGGAGGTTGAGGCGAGCCCAAGCTCGGGGCCGTCTGAGGCTGGTTCAGATGCCCCTGGCTCAGTGGAAGAACCGAGAACCATCGGGGTGGAACTATCGGGCCGCAGGAAATTCATCAGTGGAGTCGTGGAGG GCTTCTATGGCCGGCCATGGACAATGGAACAAAGGAAAGAGCTGTTCAGGAG ACAGCAGAAATGGGGCTTGAACACATACCTCTATGCGCCTAAAGATGACTACAAACACAGGATGTTCTGGAGAGAGATGTACTCAGTAGAAGAAGCAG AACAACTGATGACCCTGATTAGTGCTGCAAAGGAGTATGGGACCGAGTTCATCTATGCCATCTCCCCAGGCCTAGACATCACCTTCTCTAACCAGAAAGAAGTGTCCACACTCAAGAGGAAACTGGACCAG GTAACTCACTTTGGCTGCAAGTCATTTGCCTTACTGTTTGACGACATCGACCACAACATGTGCCCCGCCGACAAGGAAGTGTTCAGCTCCTTCGCCCATGCCCAGGTGTCCATCACCAATGAGATCTTTCAGTACCTGGGAGAGCCTGAGACCTTCCTCTTCTGCCCCACAG AGTACTGTGGAACGTTCTGTTACCCCAATGTGGCCCAATCTCCCTACCTGCACACAGTGGGAGAGAAGCTGCTGCCTGGTATTGAAGTGCTGTGGACAG GTCCTAAGGTGGTATCCAAAGACATTACAGTGGAGTCCATAGAGGAGGTCTCTAAGATCCTGAAGAGAGCTCCGGTAATCTGGGACAATATCCATGCCAACGACTACGACCAGAAGCGTCTGTTCCTGGGGCCGTACAAGGGGCGCTCCACAGAGCTCATCCCCCGCCTCAAGGGGGTTCTCACCAACCCCAACTGTGAGTTTGAGTCCAACTTCGTGGCCATCCACACCCTGGCCACCTGGTACAAGTCCAACATGAACGGAGTGCGCAAGGATGTTGCCATGA cGGATGGAGAGGACAGTACCGTGTCTATCCAGATCAAGCTGGAGAATGAGGGCAGTGATGAGGAGTTAGAGACAGACATGTTGTACAGCCCTCAGCTGGCCCTGAAACTGGCCCTCACAGAGTGGCTGGGGGAGTTTGTAGTGCCTCACCAGTACAACA GTCGCCAGGTACCCCACAGCGGAGCTAAGAGTTCAGCTATTGACGTGTCATCACTAGGtgcctcctccctctgctctgctACTACAGTCACTACAGTGTTCCAACAGCCCATCATGACCCCCACAGGCGCCCCTGACCCCAACAACCACCCCATGGCCAAGAGACTGCAACAACAAGAGGTGGAGGAG GTGGATGTTGAGAAGAAGGAGTCTGATGAAGAGCCCATGGAGATGGTTGTGGAGAAACCAGATGAGACTGATCCAGAGTCAGACCCTGTAGCGGAGGCTGCAAATGAGACCAAGAGCAGCCTGGTCCTTATAGACAAGATGGCAGAGGATCTGAAGCCCATGGACACAGACAGGGAAGTCCTGGTTCCTGAGTCCAAGTCTCCAGAGGAGGACATTGACATGGCCCCCATGCAGACAGACGAACAGCTCAAACAG GATGTCTTTGTACCTGGTCCCAATGAGAAGGCATTGTACACGGCAGAGCCTCTCTCTCTGGAGGACCTGACCCTGCTAGCTGAGCTCTTCTACCTGCCCTATGAATACGGACCCAAAGCCCTGCACATGCTCAAGGAGTTCAACTGGCTACGGGCCAATAGCAGCACTGTCAGCGTCAACCGCGAGGGCAAGGAACCAGAGAAG GTTGCGGAGTGGAAGTGCCGGGCTGAGAAGTTTGAGGAGATGTGCTGCTCGGTCATCCAGATGTTCACCAGGCTCTCTAATTCAGCCAACCGCACCATCCTCTATGACCTCTACCCCTACATCTGGGACATCAAGAGCATCACCTCCATGGTCAAGTCCTTTGTCCAGTGGCtag GGTGCCGTAGTCAGGCCACTGCACAGTTCCTTAGTGGAGACCAAGAGCCTTGGGCCTTTAGGGGCGGTCTAGCAGGAGAGTTCCAG AGATTGTTGCCAATCGACGGGGCAAATGATCTTTTCTTCCAGCCTCCTCCCGCACTGCCAACATCCAAAATCTATTCCATCAGGCCCTACTATGCTAAAGATGAG CATGCAGTTTATAAGATCTGCAGAGAGATGTactctgaaggtgtggaggaaCTGCCCTTCTCTGGAGAGGAGCCAGACCTCATAGGCGACAG GTTAGTAGGAGGGTTCCTGAACCTGAGTCCAGACTATGGGTTTGTCCTGGAGGACGAGGAGGGGATCTGTGGTTACGCTCTGGGCACTGTGGACGTCAAGCCCTTTGTCAAGAAGTGTAAAATGAGCTGGATCCCCTCCATGCAGGAGAAATACAACAAGCCCGACTGCCAGAAGGACCTCTCTGAGGCTGAG AAGATGATGTTGAGTTtccatgaggaggaggagggcctcCCAGAGTCATTCCTCTCCAACTTCCCGTCCCTCATCAAAGTGGACATACATGCCAAGGTCACCGACCCCAGCGTGGCCAAGAGCATGATGGGATGCCTGCTCTCCTCCCTAAAGGCCAATG GTTCCATTGGTGCGTTCTGTGAGGTGCGTCAGGCAGACAAGAGGATGATGGACTTCTACAGTAAGCTTGGCTGCTTCGAGGTTGCCAAGATGGAGGGCTTCCCCAAAGACATAATCATCATGGGCCGCAGCCTTTGA
- the npm3 gene encoding nucleoplasmin-3 isoform X1 encodes MSHSHGEDDCCSEDHGSVGQSRLESYVFSCELSSKVPFYTFQGDEEEDLEHFLELRTVCLGEGAKEESNVVEVTAMNHQGKTISVPVANLHINCLPMVSLGEFELKAPVTIRLKSGTGPVTVSGLHLIASDNADSDLSSEEEDLDEEIIPIKPAKKKQKL; translated from the exons ATGTCGCACAGTCACGGAGAAGATGATTGCTGCTCGGAAGACCACGGGAGTGTTGGCCAATCGAGACTGGAGAGCTATGTATTCA GTTGTGAATTATCCTCCAAAGTACCGTTCTACACATTCCAAGGGGACGAAGAGGAGGATTTGGAACACTTTCTCGAGCTACGGACG GTTTGTTTGGGAGAGGGAGCGAAGGAGGAGAGTAATGTGGTGGAGGTGACCGCTATGAACCACCAGGGGAAAACTATTTCTGTACCTGTCGCCAACCTCCATATCAACTGCCTGCCAATG GTGAGTCTTGGGGAGTTTGAGCTGAAGGCCCCTGTCACCATTAGACTGAAGTCGGGTACCGGACCAGTGACAGTTAGCGGTCTGCACCTCATTG CCTCTGACAACGCTGACTCTGACTTGTCTAGCGAAGAAGAAGACTTGGATGAAGAGATAATCCCCATCAAACCAGCTAAAAAGAAACAGAAGTTGTAA
- the npm3 gene encoding nucleoplasmin-3 isoform X2 → MYCCELSSKVPFYTFQGDEEEDLEHFLELRTVCLGEGAKEESNVVEVTAMNHQGKTISVPVANLHINCLPMVSLGEFELKAPVTIRLKSGTGPVTVSGLHLIASDNADSDLSSEEEDLDEEIIPIKPAKKKQKL, encoded by the exons ATGTATT GTTGTGAATTATCCTCCAAAGTACCGTTCTACACATTCCAAGGGGACGAAGAGGAGGATTTGGAACACTTTCTCGAGCTACGGACG GTTTGTTTGGGAGAGGGAGCGAAGGAGGAGAGTAATGTGGTGGAGGTGACCGCTATGAACCACCAGGGGAAAACTATTTCTGTACCTGTCGCCAACCTCCATATCAACTGCCTGCCAATG GTGAGTCTTGGGGAGTTTGAGCTGAAGGCCCCTGTCACCATTAGACTGAAGTCGGGTACCGGACCAGTGACAGTTAGCGGTCTGCACCTCATTG CCTCTGACAACGCTGACTCTGACTTGTCTAGCGAAGAAGAAGACTTGGATGAAGAGATAATCCCCATCAAACCAGCTAAAAAGAAACAGAAGTTGTAA